In the genome of Nycticebus coucang isolate mNycCou1 chromosome 12, mNycCou1.pri, whole genome shotgun sequence, one region contains:
- the COL2A1 gene encoding collagen alpha-1(II) chain: MIRLGAPQKLVLLTLLVAAVLRCQGQDVQEAGSCVQDGQRYNDKDVWKPEPCRICVCDTGTVLCDDIICEDVKDCLSPEIPFGECCPICPTDLATASGPPGPKGQKGEPGDIKDIVGPKGPPGPQGPAGEQGPRGDRGDKGEKGAPGPRGRDGEPGTPGNPGPPGPPGPPGPPGLGGNFAAQMAGGFDEKAGGAQMGVMQGPMGPMGPRGPPGPAGAPGPQGFQGNPGEPGEPGVSGPMGPRGPPGPPGKPGDDGEAGKPGKSGERGLPGPQGARGFPGTPGLPGVKGHRGYPGLDGAKGEAGAPGVKGESGSPGENGSPGPMGPRGLPGERGRTGPAGAAGARGNDGQPGPAGPPGPVGPAGGPGFPGAPGAKGEAGPTGARGPEGAQGPRGEPGTPGSPGPAGASGNPGTDGIPGAKGSAGAPGIAGAPGFPGPRGPPGPQGATGPLGPKGQTGEPGIAGFKGEQGPKGEPGPAGPQGAPGPAGEEGKRGARGEPGGAGPVGPPGERGAPGNRGFPGQDGLAGPKGAPGERGPMGLAGPKGANGDPGRPGESGLPGARGLTGRPGDAGPQGKVGPSGAPGEDGRPGPPGPQGARGQPGVMGFPGPKGANGEPGKAGEKGLPGAPGLRGLPGKDGETGAAGPPGPAGPAGERGEQGAPGPSGFQGLPGPPGPPGEGGKAGDQGVPGEAGAPGLVGPRGERGFPGERGSPGAQGLQGPRGLPGTPGTDGPKGASGLAGPPGAQGPPGLQGMPGERGAAGIAGPKGDRGDVGEKGPEGAPGKDGGRGLTGPIGPPGPAGANGEKGEVGPPGPAGSAGARGAPGERGETGPPGPAGFAGPPGADGQPGAKGEQGEAGQKGDAGAPGPQGPSGAPGPQGPTGVTGPKGARGAQGPPGATGFPGAAGRVGPPGSNGNPGPPGPPGPSGKDGPKGARGDSGPAGRAGDPGLQGPAGPPGEKGEPGDDGPSGADGPPGPQGLAGQRGIVGLPGQRGERGFPGLPGPSGEPGKQGAPGASGDRGPPGPVGPPGLTGPAGEPGREGSPGADGPPGRDGAAGVKGDRGETGALGAPGAPGPPGSPGPAGPTGKQGDRGEAGAQGPMGPSGPAGARGLPGPQGPRGDKGETGEAGERGLKGHRGFTGLQGLPGPPGPSGDQGASGPAGPSGPRGPPGPVGPSGKDGANGIPGPIGPPGPRGRSGETGPAGPPGNPGPPGPPGPPGPGIDMSAFAGLGQREKGPDPLQYMRADQPAGSLRQHDAEVDATLKSLNNQIESIRSPEGSRKNPARTCRDLKLCHPEWKSGDYWIDPNQGCTLDAMKVFCNMETGETCVYPNPASVPKKNWWGSKSKEKKHVWFGETINGGFHFSYGDDNLAPNTASIQMTFLRLLSTEGSQNITYHCKNSIAYLDEAAGNLKKALLIQGSNDVEIRAEGNSRFTYTTLQDGCTKHTGKWDKTVIEYRSQKTSRLPIIDIAPMDIGGPDQEFGVDIGPACFL; encoded by the exons AGGAGGCTGGCAGCTGTGTGCAGGATGGGCAGAGGTATAATGATAAGGATGTGTGGAAGCCTGAGCCCTGCCGGATCTGTGTCTGTGACACTGGGACTGTCCTCTGCGATGACATAATCTGTGAAGATGTGAAAGACTGCCTCAGTCCTGAGATCCCCTTCGGAGAGTGCTGCCCCATCTGCCCAACTGACCTCGCCACTGCCAGTg GGCCACCAGGACCAAAG GGACAGAAAGGAGAACCCGGAGACATCAAAGAT ATCGTAGGACCCAAAGGACCTCCCGGGCCTCAG GGACCTGCAGGTGAACAAGGCCCCAGAGGTGATCGTGGTGACAAAGGTGAAAAA GGTGCCCCTGGACCTCGTGGCAGAGATGGAGAGCCTGGGACCCCTGGAAATCCTGGCCCCCCTGGTCCTCCTGGTCCCCCTGGCCCCCCTGGGCTTGGTGGA AACTTTGCTGCCCAGATGGCTGGTGGATTTGATGAGAAGGCTGGTGGTGCCCAGATGGGAGTAATGCAAGGACCAATG GGCCCCATGGGACCTCGTGGACCTCCAGGCCCTGCTGGTGCTCCT GGACCTCAAGGATTTCAAGGCAATCCTGGTGAACCCGGTGAACCTGGCGTCTCT GGTCCTATGGGTCCCCGTGGTCCTCCTGGCCCCCCTGGAAAACCTGGTGATGAT GGCGAAGCTGGAAAACCTGGAAAATCTGGTGAAAGAGGCCTTCCTGGCCCTCAG GGTGCTCGTGGCTTTCCAGGAACCCCAGGCCTTCCTGGTGTCAAAGGTCACAGA GGTTACCCAGGCCTAGATGGTGCTAAGGGAGAAGCTGGTGCTCCAGGCGTGAAG GGTGAGAGTGGTTCCCCTGGTGAGAATGGTTCTCCAGGCCCGATG GGTCCCCGTGGCCTGCCTGGTGAAAGAGGACGAACCGGACCTGCTGGTGCTGCG GGTGCCCGAGGCAATGATGGCCAACCAGGCCCTGCAGGGCCTCCG GGTCCCGTCGGTCCTGCTGGTGGTCCTGGCTTCCCTGGTGCTCCCGGAGCCAAG gGTGAAGCTGGCCCCACTGGTGCCCGTGGTCCTGAAGGTGCTCAAGGTCCTCGTGGTGAACCTGGTACTCCAGGGTCCCCTGGGCCCGCTGGTGCCTCC GGTAACCCTGGAACTGATGGAATTCCTGGAGCCAAAGGATCTGCT GGTGCTCCTGGGATTGCTGGTGCTCCTGGCTTCCCTGGACCCCGTGGTCCTCCTGGCCCTCAAGGTGCAACTGGTCCTCTGGGCCCAAAAGGTCAGACG GGTGAACCTGGCATTGCTGGCTTCAAAGGTGAACAAGGCCCCAAGGGAGAACCT GGCCCTGCCGGCCCCCAGGGAGCCCCTGGTCCGGCTGGAGAAGAAGGCAAAAGAGGTGCCCGCGGAGAGCCTGGCGGTGCTGGGCCTGTTGGGCCTCCTGGAGAAAGA GGTGCTCCCGGCAACCGTGGTTTCCCAGGTCAGGATGGTCTAGCAGGTCCCAAG GGAGCCCCTGGAGAGCGAGGGCCCATGGGCCTTGCTGGTCCTAAGGGAGCCAATGGTGACCCTGGCCGTCCCGGAGAATCTGGTCTTCCTGGAGCCCGG GGTCTCACTGGTCGCCCTGGTGATGCTGGTCCTCAAGGCAAAGTTGGCCCTTCT GGAGCCCCTGGGGAAGATGGTCGCCCTGGACCTCCAGGTCCTCAGGGAGCTCGTGGGCAGCCTGGTGTCATGGGTTTCCCTGGTCCCAAAGGTGCCAAT GGCGAGCCTGGCAAAGCTGGTGAGAAGGGCCTGCCCGGCGCTCCTGGCCTGAGA gGTCTTCCTGGCAAAGATGGTGAGACAGGTGCTGCCGGACCCCCCGGCCCTGCT GGACCTGCTGGTGAACGAGGCGAGCAGGGCGCTCCTGGACCATCTGGGTTCCAG GGACTTCCTGGTCCTCCAGGTCCCCCAGGTGAAGGTGGAAAAGCAGGTGACCAG GGTGTTCCTGGTGAAGCTGGAGCTCCCGGCCTTGTGGGTCCCAGA GGTGAACGAGGTTTCCCAGGTGAACGTGGCTCTCCTGGTGCCCAGGGCCTCCAGGGTCCCCGTGGCCTCCCTGGCACTCCTGGCACTGATGGTCCCAAA GGTGCATCTGGCCTAGCTGGCCCCCCTGGGGCTCAGGGTCCTCCGGGTCTTCAGGGAATGCCTGGCGAGAGGGGAGCAGCTGGTATCGCTGGGCCCAAGGGAGACAGG GGTGATGTTGGAGAGAAAGGCCCTGAGGGAGCCCCCGGAAAGGACGGTGGACGG GGTTTGACTGGTCCCATTGGGCCCCCCGGCCCAGCTGGCGCCAATGGTGAGAAG GGAGAAGTTGGACCCCCTGGCCCTGCAGGAAGCGCTGGTGCTCGAGGTGCCCCG GGTGAACGCGGAGAGACTGGGCCTCCCGGGCCAGCTGGGTTCGCCGGACCTCCC GGTGCTGATGGCCAGCCTGGTGCCAAGGGTGAGCAAGGAGAGGCTGGCCAGAAGGGTGACGCTGGTGCCCCCGGTCCTCAGGGTCCCTCCGGAGCACCTGGACCTCAG gGTCCTACTGGAGTGACTGGTCCTAAAGGAGCCCGTGGTGCCCAAGGCCCCCCG GGAGCCACTGGATTCCCTGGAGCTGCTGGCCGTGTTGGACCTCCCGGCTCCAAT GGCAACCCTGGACCCCCTGGTCCCCCTGGTCCTTCTGGAAAAGATGGTCCCAAAGGTGCTCGAGGAGACAGTGGCCCCGCTGGCCGAGCTGGTGACCCTGGTCTCCAAGGTCCTGCTGGGCCCCCCGGTGAGAAAGGAGAGCCTGGAGATGACGGTCCCTCT GGTGCCGATGGTCCTCCAGGTCCCCAAGGTCTAGCTGGTCAGAGAGGCATTGTTGGTCTGCCTGGGCAGCGTGGAGAGAGAGGATTCCCCGGCCTGCCCGGCCCATCG GGTGAGCCTGGAAAGCAGGGTGCACCTGGTGCATCTGGAGACAGAGGTCCTCCTGGCCCTGTGGGTCCTCCTGGCCTGACTGGTCCTGCAGGCGAACCTGGACGAGAG GGAAGCCCCGGTGCTGATGGCCCCCCTGGCAGAGATGGAGCAGCTGGAGTCAAG GGTGATCGTGGTGAGACTGGTGCCTTGGGTGCTCCTGGAGCCCCTGGACCCCCTGGCTCTCCTGGCCCTGCTGGCCCAACTGGAAAACAGGGAGACAGAGGAGAGGCT GGTGCACAAGGCCCCATGGGACCCTCAGGACCAGCTGGAGCCCGGGGACTCCCA GGCCCTCAAGGCCCCCGTGGAGACAAGGGAGAGACTGGAGAAGCTGGCGAGAGGGGCCTGAAGGGACATCGTGGCTTCACTGGTCTGCAGGGCCTGCCTGGCCCTCCT GGTCCTTCTGGGGACCAAGGTGCTTCTGGTCCTGCTGGTCCTTCTGGCCCTCGA GGTCCTCCTGGCCCCGTCGGTCCCTCTGGCAAAGATGGTGCTAATGGAATCCCTGGTCCCATCGGGCCTCCTGGTCCCCGTGGACGTTCAGGCGAAACTGGACCCGCT GGTCCTCCTGGAAATCCTGGACCTCCTGGCCCTCCAGGTCCCCCTGGCCCTGGCATTGACATGTCTGCCTTTGCTGGCCTAGGCCAGAGAGAGAAGGGCCCAGACCCCCTGCAGTACATGCGGGCTGACCAGCCAGCCGGCTCCCTCAGACAGCATGACGCCGAGGTGGATGCCACACTGAAGTCCCTCAACAACCAGATCGAGAGCATCCGCAGCCCTGAGGGCTCCCGCAAGAACCCCGCACGCACCTGCCGGGACCTGAAACTCTGCCACCCTGAGTGGAAGAGTG GAGACTACTGGATCGACCCCAACCAGGGCTGCACCTTGGACGCCATGAAGGTCTTCTGCAACATGGAGACTGGCGAGACCTGCGTCTACCCCAACCCAGCTAGCGTGCCCAAGAAGAACTGGTGGGGCAGCAAGAGCAAGGAGAAGAAGCACGTCTGGTTTGGGGAGACAATCAACGGGGGCTTCCAC TTCAGCTATGGAGATGACAACCTGGCTCCCAACACTGCCAGCATCCAGATGACCTTCCTACGCCTGCTGTCCACGGAGGGCTCCCAGAACATCACCTACCACTGCAAGAACAGCATTGCCTACCTGGATGAAGCAGCTGGCAACCTCAAGAAGGCCTTGCTCATCCAGGGCTCCAATGACGTAGAGATTCGGGCAGAGGGCAACAGCAGGTTCACATACACCACCCTGCAGGATGGCTGCACG AAACACACCGGTAAGTGGGACAAGACTGTCATCGAGTACCGGTCACAGAAGACCTCACGCCTCCCCATCATTGACATTGCACCCATGGACATAGGAGGGCCTGACCAGGAATTTGGTGTGGACATAGGGCCAGCCTGCTTCTTGTAA